The following coding sequences are from one Musa acuminata AAA Group cultivar baxijiao chromosome BXJ1-6, Cavendish_Baxijiao_AAA, whole genome shotgun sequence window:
- the LOC135675743 gene encoding uncharacterized protein LOC135675743 isoform X1, which yields MHGREGEERKRRPHMWPVPAPGTALSASSAAHPPPPPTLAQPDNASSESDSPLSSRDSFLKDGRKIRVGDCALFQAGNAPPFIGIIRWFTKGKEDYLKLCVNWLYRPADVKLAKDVLLEAAPNEIFYSFHKDVIPAASLLHPCKVAFLRKGVELPAGISSFVCRRVYDITNKCLWWLTDQDYINERQDEVNQLLDKTRLEMHATIQSGERSPKSHNSPTSTQQLKSVSDSVHNTGFSLPSQTKGKRKDRSDQGTEHIKRERSFPKPDDGDSASFKCENMIKAEIVKITEKGGLVTTEGVEKLLNLMQLDRTEKKIDVAGRVLVADVIAATDRYDCLGRFVQLRGVPILDDWLQEVRKPKAGDGSSPKESDKAVEELLLALLRALAKLPVNLNALQTCNIGKSVNNLRNHKNSEIQKKARSLIDIWKKRVDAEITKTDDAKSVAPSQPVWQVKPGSSDISNAGNRRAGSTEVGVKSPATQTASCKIMPGKPGTSDAVVKSSSVTQGSLKKGSTLTTSTAVVLKDPLCKAAANIGSAEMPPTAGKEEKNSSLSQSQNNSQTCSTDRAKVGTSLKEDTRNSSAGSINTAKAVGSSRHRRSSNGVSGTSSSGVQKETNLGKSGSLNKTTTLEKSSLSGLTCDKPIDTPAVDNGNNQRLILRLPNPAQSPAQSASGGSFEDPSISGSRASSPGVSDKHEYNDRRTKVKGDVCPNTATDANTESWQSNDVKELAVGAGGFISPAVDEEHVGTTEDTGKAAEAPIAACSSSGNDRGVFLTEPRTRGSFSSINALIESCVKYSEANTPLVVDDDIGMNLLASVAAGEMTTSDLISPTSSPGTSPVTEDPSTEANPRLPSDDAAQSHFESDEVVVADSNKQENSVASILTKDASYQDGANFSGDNGIAVPLQDNKLISGHAEKSFAALSPKTEDYYATSELKLEGERDRHFSMSKPVKREKQDNDRAFLLEEQRLTDEKVLDCHTDCKLKERGLSADGSMHVECAYQTIGDGNPCNSEIACKNGCDFDLSSSGINTEKLVVEESQICTTGKETTEVVTSSDQQQLLITDDRSGDAVMSSHDVPCPENADESRTCVPGNIGGSHLESNDKQVDNSLNPSNLDESARPATASDTAGVEDLKVTEAHETSPVGSTSQEPPSSCTNQDTGYQSEAAGSRLSMGLASQETPLCCMNQDTENQSKPAGCRLSGIVGDGREDLASSLEASLLAVTADSDVASKLDFDLNEGIPGDDGNNGETAVSVATFCSTAIDLPCLSPFANPMSNVSPAPITVAAPAKGAFVPPENLLKSKDEPGWKGSAATSAFRPAEPRKVLEMPPSSPDMPPSDSAGKECRAPLNFDLNEPDEGVLEDMTMQSFSKTTGFELGTESNLDVPPQISGGLDLDLNRTDEGTENGQFLASSSHRLEVPLLTVGPALTVLPSREANMLRDFDLNNGPIPDEVSAESVTRSQNIKNISSMPFLFPVSSIRTNAAELGSVSSWFPPGSSYPAVAIPSLTNREQPYPIVAAPGTQRILGPITASGPFGGDVHRGAVLSSSPAMAFTPAAAFPYAGFTYGSNFPLASTSFSGAPTTFVDSSSGAGSSFPAIPSPLVGPAGTVLSNYRRPYTMSFPEGSTSGGSDNTRKWITPSLDLNAGPGNADIDGSSWASRQLLVTTSQAFTEEQVRMYTVPGGGLKRKEPEGGWDADRSAYKQLSWQ from the exons ATGCATGGGCGGGAAGGTGAGGAGAGGAAACGGCGGCCGCACATGTGGCCGGTCCCTGCGCCCGGTACAGCTCTATCAGCATCGTCAGcagctcatcctcctcctcctcctactctagCTCAGCCGGACAACGCCTCCTCGGAGTCGGATTCCCCTCTGTCCTCACGCGATTCGTTCCTAAAG GATGGGCGTAAAATTCGAGTTGGTGATTGTGCTCTTTTTCAAGCTGGCAATGCACCACCTTTCATTGGAATAATTCGTTGGTTTACAAAAGGCAAAGAGGATTACCTAAAGTTATGTGTTAATTGGCTTTACCGACCTGCTGATGTTAAGCTTGCTAAAGATGTATTACTTGAAGCTGCTccaaatgaaattttttattcatttcacAAGGATGTGATACCCGCAGCTTCATTGCTTCACCCATGTAAAGTTGCGTTTCTACGAAAGGGTGTTGAGCTTCCAGCTGGGATATCTTCATTTGTTTGCAGACGAGTATATGACATTACTAACAAGTGTTTGTGGTGGTTAACTGATCAAGATTATATCAAT GAACGACAGGATGAAGTAAATCAGCTTTTGGACAAAACTCGACTAGAAATGCATGCAACAATTCAATCCGGTGAGCGTTCACCTAAATCACATAATAGTCCGACAAGCACACAACAGCTAAAATCTGTTTCAGACAGTGTACATAATACCGGCTTTTCTCTCCCGTCTCAGACCAAGGGGAAAAGAAAGGATAGGAGTGATCAGGGCACTGAGCATATCAAGAGAGAGCGTTCTTTTCCTAAACCAGATGATGGTGATTCTGCTAGCTTTAAATGTGAGAACATGATAAAAGCAGAAATAGTCAAAATAACAGAAAAAGGTGGACTTGTAACCACTGAGGGGGTTGAGAAATTGTTGAACCTGATGCAACTTGATAGAACTGAGAAGAAAATAGATGTTGCTGGTAGGGTGCTGGTTGCAGATGTGATTGCAGCCACTGATCGATATGATTGCCTTGGCAGGTTTGTGCAGCTTAGGGGTGTGCCGATTCTGGATGATTGGCTTCAGGAGGTGCGCAAACCTAAGGCTGGTGATGGTAGTAGTCCCAAAGAAAGTGATAAAGCTGTTGAGGAATTACTCTTGGCTCTTCTTCGTGCACTCGCTAAACTACCTGTGAACCTTAATGCTCTACAGACTTGTAACATTGGTAAATCTGTGAATAATTTACGGAACCATAAAAACTCAGAGATCCAGAAGAAAGCCAGGAGCCTTATTGACATTTGGAAGAAACGGGTTGATGCCGAAATCACAAAGACTGATGATGCAAAATCTGTTGCACCGAGCCAACCTGTTTGGCAAGTAAAGCCAGGATCTTCTGATATTTCTAATGCGGGAAATAGACGTGCTGGATCGACTGAGGTGGGTGTGAAGAGCCCTGCAACTCAGACTGCATCATGTAAAATTATGCCTGGTAAGCCTGGAACATCAGATGCTGTTGTGAAGTCATCTTCAGTGACACAAGGGTCTTTGAAAAAGGGATCAACTCTGACAACATCTACTGCAGTTGTCTTGAAGGACCCACTTTGCAAAGCAGCCGCTAACATTGGGAGTGCAGAGATGCCGCCAACAGCAGGCAAAGAAGAGAAGAACAGTAGTTTAAGTCAATCTCAGAACAATAGCCAGACTTGTTCTACTGATCGGGCAAAAGTTGGTACTTCGTTGAAGGAAGACACAAGGAATTCAAGTGCTGGGTCAATAAATACTGCCAAGGCTGTCGGCTCATCTCGTCACCGAAGATCTAGCAATGGGGTCTCGGGAACCAGTAGTTCTGGAGTTCAGAAGGAAACTAATCTGGGTAAATCTGGTTCCCTCAATAAGACTACAACTTTGGAAAAATCATCACTATCAGGATTGACATGTGATAAACCAATTGATACACCTGCTGTAGATAATGGAAATAATCAGAGACTCATTCTTAGGCTTCCGAATCCTGCTCAAAGCCCTGCACAAAGTGCAAGTGGAGGTTCTTTTGAAGATCCATCAATTTCAGGCAGCAGAGCATCATCTCCTGGGGTCTCAGACAAGCATGAGTACAATGATCGTAGAACAAAAGTAAAGGGTGATGTTTGTCCTAATACTGCTACAGATGCTAATACAGAGTCTTGGCAGAGCAATGATGTCAAAGAACTGGCAGTAGGAGCTGGAGGTTTTATATCACCTGCTGTTGATGAAGAGCATGTTGGGACTACTGAAGATACCGGGAAGGCCGCAGAGGCTCCAATAGCTGCATGTTCATCATCTGGAAATGACAGGGGGGTCTTCTTGACTGAACCCAGGACAAGGGGATCTTTTAGTTCTATAAATGCCTTGATCGAAAGCTGTGTCAAATACTCTGAAGCAAATACTCCTTTGGTTGTTGATGATGATATTGGGATGAATCTACTTGCTAGTGTGGCAGCTGGAGAAATGACCACGTCTGACTTAATTTCTCCTACCAGCTCTCCTGGAACTTCGCCTGTGACAGAGGATCCGTCTACGGAGGCCAATCCAAGGTTGCCAAGTGATGATGCAGCCCAGAGCCATTTTGAGTCAGATGAAGTTGTCGTTGCCGATTCCAATAAGCAAGAGAACAGTGTTGCTTCTATCTTAACTAAGGATGCCTCATATCAGGATGGTGCAAACTTTTCTGGAGACAATGGAATTGCTGTCCCCTTGCAGGATAACAAATTGATAAGCGGTCATGCGGAGAAATCTTTTGCTGCTCTGAGTCCTAAAACTGAAGACTATTATGCTACATCTGAGCTGAAACTTGAGGGAGAAAGAGATCGGCATTTTTCCATGTCCAAACCAGTTAAAAGGGAGAAGCAGGACAATGATAGAGCGTTTCTGCTTGAGGAACAACGGTTAACAGATGAGAAGGTTCTAGACTGTCATACAGATTGCAAGCTTAAAGAAAGAGGCTTATCAGCAGATGGAAGCATGCATGTTGAATGTGCTTATCAAACGATTGGAGATGGCAATCCATGTAACTCTGAAATTGCTTGCAAAAATGGATGTGATTTTGACCTTTCTTCTTCAGGGATTAATACAGAAAAGCTTGTTGTTGAGGAGTCTCAAATATGTACTACCGGAAAAGAAACAACCGAGGTTGTAACCTCATCTGACCAGCAGCAACTTCTGATAACAGATGATAGAAGTGGTGATGCTGTTATGTCATCTCATGATGTGCCGTGTCCTGAAAATGCTGATGAATCCAGGACTTGTGTGCCTGGTAACATAGGGGGAAGTCACTTGGAGTCAAATGATAAACAGGTAGATAACAGCCTCAATCCAAGTAACCTTGATGAATCAGCTAGACCAGCAACTGCCTCCGACACTGCTGGGGTTGAAGATTTGAAAGTAACGGAGGCTCATGAAACTTCTCCAGTGGGATCAACCAGTCAAGAACCACCATCGAGTTGTACGAACCAAGATACTGGTTATCAATCAGAGGCTGCTGGTTCTAGGTTATCAATGGGATTAGCCAGTCAAGAAACACCATTGTGTTGTATGAACCAAGATACTGAGAATCAATCAAAGCCTGCTGGTTGTAGATTATCTGGGATTGTTGGAGATGGGAGGGAGGATCTTGCGTCATCTTTAGAGGCCTCTTTATTGGCTGTTACTGCTGATTCAGATGTTGCCAGTAAGCTTGACTTTGATTTGAATGAAGGCATCCCTGGAGATGATGGAAACAATGGTGAGACTGCTGTTTCAGTTGCAACATTCTGCTCCACGGCAATTGATTTGCCCTGCCTGTCTCCTTTTGCAAATCCAATGTCAAATGTCTCACCTGCTCCAATAACAGTAGCTGCACCAGCAAAAGGGGCTTTTGTTCCACCTGAAAACTTGCTTAAGAGCAAGGATGAGCCTGGATGGAAGGGTTCAGCTGCTACTAGTGCTTTTCGGCCAGCGGAACCACGAAAAGTTCTGGAGATGCCACCAAGTAGTCCTGACATGCCACCATCTGACTCTGCTGGGAAAGAGTGTCGTGCTCCActcaattttgatctgaatgaacCCGATGAGGGAGTTCTTGAAGACATGACCATGCAGAGCTTTTCTAAGACCACAGGCTTTGAGCTGGGGACAGAAAGCAATCTTGATGTACCCCCACAGATTTCTGGAGGACTTGATCTTGATCTAAATAGAACTGATGAAGGTACAGAAAATGGCCAGTTCTTAGCAAGCAGCTCCCATAGACTGGAGGTGCCACTTTTGACTGTAGGACCAGCATTAACAGTATTACCTAGTAGGGAGGCCAATATGTTAAGGGACTTTGATTTGAATAATGGACCCATCCCTGATGAAGTTTCCGCTGAATCTGTAACCAGGAgccaaaatataaaaaacatTAGCAGTATGCCCTTCTTATTTCCAGTTTCCAGCATCAGAACCAACGCTGCTGAGTTAGGAAGTGTATCATCATGGTTTCCCCCTGGTAGTTCTTATCCTGCTGTTGCTATACCATCCTTGACCAACAGAGAGCAGCCTTATCCAATTGTTGCAGCTCCAGGAACCCAAAGAATTTTGGGGCCGATTACTGCTAGTGGCCCCTTCGGGGGTGATGTTCACAGGGGAGCAGTGCTTTCATCATCTC
- the LOC135675744 gene encoding uncharacterized protein LOC135675744, translating to MAFSPCRLLRLVRRHRTLATAASSSRAVAVFWDLDNKPPNTIPPYDAAVRLHLAAASFGPLRFSVAYANHHAFRHLPAPVRAARAERRAADHLEAAKPSRVPSYLCRVCGRRFFAHAKLVNHFRQIHEREQEKRLRRIDSVTGGRRVRLVAALSLKMEKYKKAARELLTPEVGYGLADELRRAGVVVRTVDDRPEAADRALREHMVETMDRGKVGCLVLVSDDSGFLGVMREARMRCLKTVVVGDEGDGALKRYADSALSWKDVVSGKAKEEAASAVGRWKDRDLLKKLEWRHMPEEEEGESDIFDDDSDAGDEEDGCLGLVGERDKKPWWKLNSDSNDLH from the coding sequence ATGGCGTTCTCCCCGTGCCGCCTCCTCCGTCTCGTTCGCCGTCACCGGACCCTCGCCACCGCTGCTTCCTCCTCCCGGGCCGTCGCCGTGTTCTGGGACCTCGATAACAAGCCGCCCAACACCATCCCGCCCTACGACGCTGCCGTCCGCCTCCACCTCGCCGCCGCCTCCTTCGGCCCCCTACGCTTCTCCGTCGCCTACGCCAACCACCACGCCTTTCGCCACCTCCCTGCCCCCGTCCGTGCCGCTCGCGCCGAACGCCGTGCTGCCGACCACCTCGAGGCTGCGAAACCCTCCCGTGTCCCCTCCTACCTCTGCCGCGTCTGCGGCCGCCGCTTCTTCGCCCACGCCAAGCTCGTCAACCACTTCAGGCAGATCCACGAGCGCGAGCAGGAGAAGCGCCTCCGCCGCATCGACTCGGTCACCGGCGGCCGCAGGGTCCGGCTCGTGGCCGCGCTGTCGCTGAAGATGGAGAAGTACAAGAAGGCCGCGAGGGAACTGTTGACCCCCGAAGTCGGGTACGGACTCGCCGACGAGCTCCGCCGGGCTGGGGTTGTGGTCCGGACTGTCGATGACCGACCGGAGGCGGCCGACCGGGCGCTGAGAGAGCACATGGTGGAGACGATGGATCGGGGGAAGGTTGGATGCTTGGTGTTGGTCTCGGACGATTCCGGGTTTCTTGGAGTGATGAGAGAGGCCAGGATGAGGTGTTTGAAGACGGTTGTGGTGGGGGACGAGGGCGACGGGGCATTGAAGAGGTACGCAGATTCAGCGCTGTCATGGAAGGATGTAGTCTCGGGCAAGGCAAAGGAGGAGGCGGCCAGTGCAGTGGGCAGGTGGAAAGATCGGGATTtactgaagaaattagagtggagGCATATgccagaggaagaggaaggcgaaagtgatatttttgatgatgacagtgACGCTGGGGATGAGGAAGATGGGTGCCTGGGCTTGGTGGGAGAGAGAGATAAGAAACCTTGGTGGAAGTTGAATTCAGATTCAAATGATCTACATTAA
- the LOC135675747 gene encoding subtilisin-like protease SBT1.4: MGKSFRLSFFPAVSILLILPLLGTAQVDTDAQATYIVHLSPSRKPASSPSHAHWYARTLRSLPGRQPARLLYAYSRAASGFAARLTPAQAAAIRRLPSVLAVLPDRLCHPHTTRSPVFLRLSTSTGLWPFSSFASDVVVGVLDTGIYPSRASFADDSLPPPPSTWRGYCESGNGFNASSCNRKLIGARFFYQGYEAAMGHPIDETKESKSPLDTEGHGTHTASTAAGAVVSDAGFYQYARGEARGMATKARVAAYKICWAGGCYDSDILAAMDAAIADGVDVISLSVGAGGYAPSFYRDSIAIGAFGAARHGVVVSCSAGNSGPGQRTAVNIAPWILTVGASTIDREFPADVVLGDGSTYGGASLYAGDPINSTYLPLVYAGDSGSRLCIPGFLDAAVVAGKIVLCERGTNARVEKGSAVKLAGGAGMILANDAASGGELVADSHLIPATMVSHTSGSKITDYIKSQPSPTATIVFRGTAIGASPAAPKVAAFSSRGPNFRVAEILKPDVIAPGVNILAGWTGMNGPTDLDIDPRRVEFNIISGTSMACPHVSGIAALLRRAYPDWSPAAIKSALMTTAYNSDDSGETIKDLATEAESTPFVRGAGHVDPNRALDPGLVYDSNVDDYLAFLCAMEYSPAQIAVFTRNEISVNCSTAALDSPGDLNYPAFSVIFSSNSDVVTYKRVVRNVGTSAAAAYEARVSSPPGVDVTVTPSTLVFDAVNVSLSYEITFTSLASQAVAGSYAYGSISWSDGDHDVRSPIAVTWDQSLVSSI, encoded by the coding sequence ATGGGGAAGTCGTTTCGCCTGTCCTTCTTCCCCGCCGTGTCCATCCTCCTCATCTTGCCGCTGCTGGGAACGGCGCAGGTAGACACCGACGCGCAGGCTACCTACATCGTCCACTTGTCCCCCTCCCGCAAGCCGGCCTCGTCCCCGTCCCACGCCCACTGGTACGCGCGCACCCTCCGCTCCCTACCCGGCCGGCAACCCGCCCGACTCCTCTACGCCTATTCTCGGGCCGCGTCCGGTTTCGCCGCCCGCCTCACCCCCGCCCAGGCCGCAGCCATCCGACGCCTCCCTTCCGTCCTCGCTGTCCTCCCAGACCGCCTCTGCCACCCCCATACCACCCGCTCCCCTGTCTTCCTCCGTCTCTCCACCTCCACCGGCCTCTGGCCCTTCTCTTCCTTCGCCTCCGACGTCGTCGTCGGCGTGCTCGACACCGGCATCTACCCCTCCCGCGCTAGCTTCGCTGATGACTCCCTCCCCCCGCCCCCCTCCACGTGGCGGGGCTACTGCGAATCGGGGAACGGCTTCAACGCCTCCTCCTGCAACCGCAAGCTGATCGGCGCCCGGTTCTTCTACCAGGGCTATGAGGCCGCCATGGGCCACCCGATCGACGAGACCAAGGAGTCGAAGTCGCCGCTAGACACCGAGGGCCATGGCACCCACACAGCTTCTACTGCCGCCGGCGCCGTGGTTTCCGATGCCGGGTTCTACCAATACGCCCGTGGAGAGGCCCGGGGGATGGCCACCAAGGCGCGCGTCGCCGCCTACAAGATCTGCTGGGCCGGAGGGTGTTACGACTCGGACATACTCGCCGCGATGGACGCGGCCATTGCCGACGGAGTCGACGTCATCTCACTGTCCGTCGGCGCCGGCGGATATGCTCCTTCGTTCTACCGCGACTCGATAGCCATTGGGGCGTTCGGTGCCGCGCGCCACGGGGTGGTGGTCTCATGCTCCGCCGGTAATTCGGGCCCCGGACAGCGCACCGCGGTCAACATCGCCCCGTGGATCCTCACCGTGGGCGCTTCAACCATTGACCGGGAGTTCCCGGCCGACGTGGTTCTCGGAGATGGCAGCACATACGGCGGCGCCTCTCTTTACGCCGGAGACCCAATAAACTCGACCTATCTTCCGCTGGTGTATGCCGGAGACAGCGGGTCTCGTCTCTGTATTCCGGGCTTCCTCGACGCTGCCGTAGTAGCCGGAAAGATCGTCCTCTGTGAGCGCGGCACCAATGCACGTGTCGAGAAGGGGAGCGCGGTGAAATTGGCCGGAGGGGCCGGGATGATTCTGGCCAACGACGCTGCTAGCGGCGGGGAACTCGTCGCTGATTCCCACCTCATTCCGGCCACGATGGTCAGTCACACGTCCGGCAGCAAGATAACGGACTACATCAAGTCGCAGCCTTCGCCCACCGCCACCATCGTCTTCCGAGGCACGGCCATCGGAGCGTCCCCCGCCGCCCCCAAGGTGGCCGCTTTCTCGAGCAGGGGGCCAAACTTCCGCGTCGCGGAGATTCTCAAGCCCGACGTCATCGCCCCCGGCGTCAACATCTTGGCCGGGTGGACGGGGATGAACGGGCCAACGGACCTCGACATCGATCCGAGGCGGGTCGAGTTCAACATAATCTCCGGCACCTCCATGGCGTGCCCCCATGTTAGCGGCATCGCCGCCCTGCTCCGCCGTGCCTATCCAGATTGGAGCCCAGCTGCCATCAAATCCGCCCTGATGACCACGGCCTACAACTCAGACGACTCCGGCGAGACCATCAAGGACTTGGCAACCGAAGCGGAGTCCACACCTTTCGTTCGCGGTGCCGGCCACGTGGATCCGAACCGCGCGCTCGACCCCGGTCTAGTGTACGACTCGAACGTCGACGACTACCTCGCCTTCCTCTGCGCGATGGAATACAGCCCGGCGCAGATCGCTGTCTTCACCAGGAACGAGATAAGCGTTAACTGTTCAACTGCCGCATTGGATAGCCCCGGCGACCTCAACTACCCAGCCTTCTCCGTCATCTTCTCGTCGAACAGCGATGTCGTGACCTACAAAAGAGTAGTCCGCAACGTCGGAACCTCTGCGGCGGCAGCATACGAAGCGCGGGTCTCCAGCCCGCCCGGCGTGGACGTTACCGTCACCCCGAGCACGCTCGTGTTCGACGCCGTCAACGTGAGCTTGTCGTACGAGATCACGTTCACCTCTTTGGCGAGTCAAGCAGTGGCCGGATCTTATGCCTACGGCTCCATCTCATGGAGCGACGGTGATCATGACGTGAGGAGTCCCATTGCAGTTACATGGGACCAAAGCCTGGTTTCCTCCATTTGA
- the LOC135675746 gene encoding uncharacterized protein LOC135675746 — protein sequence MASKPNLRTLTLTMAMSEEDDDDFQNPSEAFSIAQNRIVSSRKDPCLRTLTSSTGARPRKRPRKLASAEGKENLEDAEYIAVCTSVPSTLCVGEERMRAERRNSSLDSGPGSLEKASISTSDCRIHFERDPVVHFDGVSGVEKEKSFLLTYVDPKVVKSGGNEGDGSRISEGTYYSRSIESRLLESRAKPVSNIDEGGCLRVDDWEDFDAGTQLNELMNLCCEMDDGGSSHGGASLEANEVDGETAELKQGGLVECPLCGIDITDISDELRQIHTNNCLDKAETLEVADPISEMKSNASEGVVDISLVTQWLQSLGLSKYKDIFVKEEINWETLQCLTEEDLLSIGIDALGPRKKIVHALNELRRRNHLPDTDKNISSAAIVENIKPHFSGNKLITEYFHGSVVDRHSVRNHNKPLNGRITKDSIPKRKPTRNTVSKGKVREIPPWCCIPGTPFRVDAFRYLRGDCSHWFLTHFHMDHYQGLNKNFYHGKIYCSSITAHLVNMKIGVPWDRLQILPLNQKITVAGVGLTCFDANHCPGSIIILFEPPNGKAVLHTGDFRFSREMANNAVLQSCHIHTLILDTTYCNPRYDFPKQEAVAQFVIEAIQAEAFNPKTLFLIGSYTIGKERLYLEVAQILRQKIYVGAAKLQLLRHLELAEEEMQWFTANEMESHIHVVPLWTLASFKRMRYISNQYSARYDLIVAFSPTGWACGKGKKRTPGKRWQQGTMIRYEVPYSEHCSFTELKEFVRLVTPEHIIPSVNNDGPESANAMIALLMSES from the exons ATGGCCTCCAAGCCCAACCtccgaaccctaaccctaaccatgGCGATGTCAGAGGAAGACGACGACGATTTTCAGAACCCTAGCGAGGCATTCTCCATCGCCCAGAATCGGATCGTGTCTTCCAGGAAAGATCCTTGCTTGCGAACACTGACGTCCTCCACTGGCGCCCGCCCAAGGAAGCGGCCGCGGAAGCTCGCCTCCGCCGAAGGTAAGGAGAATCTTGAAGACGCGGAATACATCGCTGTCTGTACTAGCGTTCCCAGCACGTTGTGCGTGGGGGAGGAGCGCATGAGAGCGGAAAGGAGGAACTCTTCCTTGGATTCTGGTCCTGGGTCACTGGAGAAAGCTTCTATCTCTACATCTGATTGCCGTATTCATTTTGAGCGCGACCCTGTGGTGCATTTTGATGGTGTAAGTGGCGTTGAGAAAGAAAAATCTTTTCTTCTGACGTATGTTGATCCGAAAGTGGTGAAAAGTGGGGGAAATGAAGGTGACGGTTCAAGAATTTCTGAGGGCACTTACTATTCCAGATCGATAGAATCAAGGCTGTTGGAATCAAGAGCGAAGCCAGTCTCTAACATAGATGAAGGTGGTTGCTTGAGAGTGGATGATTGGGAGGATTTCGATGCAGGCACCCAGCTTAATGAACTGATGAATCTCTGCTGCGAGATGGACGATGGAGGTTCCTCACACGGTGGAGCCTCACTAGAAGCAAATGAGGTTGATGGTGAGACGGCGGAATTGAAACAAGGTGGCTTAGTGGAGTGTCCACTATGTGGGATAGACATTACTGATATAAGTGATGAACTGCGACAGATTCACACTAATAATTGCCTAGATAAAGCTGAAACTTTGGAG GTGGCTGATCCTATTTCTGAGATGAAGTCAAATGCATCTGAAGGAGTTGTTGATATCAGCCTTGTTACTCAATGGTTACAATCTCTGGGGCTGTCCAAGTATAAAGATATTTTTGTAAAGGAAGAAATTAATTGGGAAACACTTCAGTGTTTAACGGAAGAG GATCTGCTCAGCATAGGTATAGATGCACTTGGACCTAGAAAGAAGATAGTCCATGCACTCAATGAGCTTCGAAGAAGGAACCATCTTCCAGACACAGACAAAAATATTTCCAGTGCAGCAATTGTAGAGAACATAAAACCACATTTTTCTGGAAATAAGTTGATTACGGAGTACTTTCATGGTTCTGTTGTTGATAGGCATAGTGTTCGTAATCACAACAAACCACTAAATGGGAGGATCACAAAGGATTCAATTCCTAAGAGAAAGCCCACTAGAAACACTGTCAGTAAGGGAAAAGTTAGAGAGATTCCACCATGGTGTTGCATACCTGGGACACCTTTTCGAGTG GATGCATTTcgatatttaagaggagattgttCCCATTGGTTTTTAACACACTTCCATATGGATC ATTACCAGGGTCTCAACAAAAACTTCTACCATGGAAAGATCTATTGCTCCTCAATCACTGCACACTTGGTCAACATGAAGATTGGTGTGCCATGGGACAGACTGCAAATTTTACCTCTGAACCAAAAGATCACTGTTGCAGGTGTTGGTTTGACATGCTTCGATGCAAACCACTGTCCTGGGTCAATAATAATCCTTTTTGAACCACCTAATGGCAAG GCAGTTTTACACACGGGAGATTTCCGCTTTTCCAGAGAGATGGCCAACAATGCTGTATTGCAGTCATGTCATATTCATACGCTTATCCTTGACACCACCTACTGTAACCCTCGA TATGACTTTCCAAAACAAGAGGCAGTTGCACAGTTTGTAATTGAGGCAATTCAAGCAGAGGCTTTCAATCCAAAAACTCTCTTCTTAATTGGTAGCTACACGATTG GAAAAGAGAGGTTGTACCTAGAAGTTGCTCAAATATTGAGACAGAAGATATACGTTGGGGCTGCAAAGCTACAATTGTTGAGGCATTTGGAGCTCGCTGAGGAGGAAATGCAATGGTTTACAGCAAACGAAATGGAGAGCCACATTCATGTTGTTCCTTTGTGGACTCTAGCAAGCTTCAAACGAATGAGATACATATCCAATCAATACTCT GCTCGCTATGATCTCATAGTTGCTTTCTCACCTACTGGTTGGGCATGTGGCAAAGGCAAAAAAAGGACTCCTGGGAAAAGGTGGCAGCAGGGTACCATGATCAG GTATGAAGTTCCATACAGTGAACACTGCAGCTTCACAGAGCTGAAAGAGTTTGTTAGATTGGTCACTCCGGAACATATA